From Desulfovibrio inopinatus DSM 10711, the proteins below share one genomic window:
- a CDS encoding TOBE domain-containing protein has product MNVSARNLIPGTVKKVSIGMVNAEVVIEAAPGVEVVSVITKDSVERMGIKEGAKVKAMVKATSVMLVTD; this is encoded by the coding sequence ATGAACGTAAGCGCACGCAATCTTATTCCTGGTACCGTAAAGAAAGTCAGCATCGGAATGGTTAACGCTGAAGTCGTTATTGAAGCCGCTCCTGGTGTTGAAGTTGTTTCCGTCATCACCAAAGACTCTGTTGAAAGAATGGGCATTAAAGAAGGCGCGAAAGTAAAAGCGATGGTCAAAGCGACCAGCGTCATGCTCGTGACCGACTAG
- a CDS encoding MBL fold metallo-hydrolase — MYFKQIQVSGLGCLSYVLGCPQAGSMIVVDPKRDIQDYLDISRDEGMRITYIIDTHVHADHVSGAHELANRTGAAICMHPQSPVDFAFTPLPEGHILEAGNARLKVLHTPGHTPHAISLLVSDLARAEEPWLILTGDLLFVGDIGRPDLAGKEVLEEQVKNLYSSLFDKLGSLPDYLEVYPAHGAGSLCGKGMSPKTNTSLGYERRHNPRLQYNSFQAFALATGNDFPVRPKSFTHIISTNKHGAPLLDRCPLERALSVTDFEAAMERGAVIIDARDGAAFGGAHIPGALNIGFEKQLANWVGMVVPPDADILLVVHDRPDYDAMRTELHRIGYDNILGYLSGGMQAWIYSGRTVDRLEQVGVTELSQRATDKTLPILLDVRTDPEWNNGFIAEAQHLPFTEILDNCCSLPTEEEIVVYCGSGYRSNMAGSFMKRHGYTNVKSLAGGILAWGRAGCPTVNHN, encoded by the coding sequence ATGTATTTCAAACAGATCCAAGTCTCAGGACTTGGCTGCCTGTCGTATGTACTCGGCTGCCCACAAGCGGGCTCCATGATCGTCGTGGACCCGAAACGCGATATCCAAGACTATCTCGACATCTCGCGTGACGAAGGCATGCGCATCACCTATATTATTGATACCCACGTCCATGCTGACCATGTGTCCGGAGCGCATGAGTTGGCAAACCGGACGGGTGCAGCAATCTGCATGCATCCGCAGTCGCCGGTGGACTTCGCATTCACGCCCCTGCCCGAGGGGCATATTCTCGAAGCCGGCAATGCCCGACTCAAGGTGTTGCATACTCCGGGTCACACTCCTCACGCCATCTCGTTGCTTGTCTCGGACTTGGCACGTGCGGAAGAGCCCTGGTTGATTCTAACGGGCGACTTGCTGTTTGTGGGTGATATCGGGCGTCCTGACTTGGCCGGGAAAGAGGTGCTGGAGGAGCAGGTCAAGAACCTGTACAGTTCTCTGTTCGACAAATTGGGATCGCTTCCCGACTATTTGGAAGTCTATCCGGCACACGGCGCCGGTTCATTGTGCGGGAAAGGCATGAGCCCCAAGACCAATACGTCTTTGGGCTACGAACGGCGACACAACCCGCGACTGCAATACAATTCGTTTCAAGCCTTTGCGCTGGCCACCGGCAATGATTTTCCGGTACGCCCCAAAAGCTTCACGCATATCATTTCCACCAATAAACACGGCGCGCCGCTCCTCGACCGTTGTCCGTTGGAACGCGCCCTGTCTGTGACCGATTTCGAAGCCGCCATGGAGCGCGGTGCCGTGATCATCGACGCCCGAGATGGGGCTGCCTTCGGTGGCGCCCATATTCCCGGAGCCCTCAACATCGGCTTTGAAAAACAACTCGCCAATTGGGTCGGCATGGTTGTCCCACCCGACGCCGACATTCTGCTCGTCGTGCATGATCGACCAGACTACGATGCCATGCGCACCGAGCTGCACCGCATCGGCTATGACAATATTCTGGGATATCTGTCCGGCGGCATGCAGGCGTGGATCTATTCCGGACGCACTGTTGACCGTCTGGAACAAGTCGGCGTGACCGAACTCTCCCAACGCGCCACCGACAAGACCTTGCCGATATTGCTTGATGTGCGCACCGATCCCGAATGGAACAACGGTTTCATTGCCGAAGCCCAGCACCTTCCATTCACCGAAATACTGGACAATTGCTGCTCACTGCCCACGGAGGAAGAAATTGTTGTCTACTGTGGGTCCGGTTACCGGTCCAACATGGCCGGTTCATTCATGAAACGACACGGATACACCAATGTGAAATCCCTGGCCGGCGGCATTCTTGCGTGGGGCCGGGCTGGCTGTCCTACCGTCAACCACAACTAA
- a CDS encoding TOBE domain-containing protein → MKVSARNLIPGTVKAINIGMVNAEVVIEAGPGVDIVSVITKESVEKMGLKEGSEVKAMVKATSVMVVTD, encoded by the coding sequence ATGAAAGTCAGTGCACGCAATCTTATCCCCGGAACCGTCAAGGCCATTAACATTGGTATGGTCAATGCTGAAGTGGTGATTGAAGCTGGTCCTGGTGTTGATATCGTTTCCGTTATCACGAAGGAATCTGTTGAAAAGATGGGATTGAAAGAAGGCTCTGAAGTTAAAGCAATGGTGAAAGCGACCAGTGTCATGGTTGTTACAGATTAA
- a CDS encoding glycerol dehydrogenase: protein MATITLFPGRYVQGGGAVTRLGEELSRFGKRHFIISSPHPLEHLLPPVLPSIEAVGAVRVERFNRQCTDAEIARLLGLVQEFGADTITAVGGGKTLDTAKAVASQAKIPCAMVPTIASTDAPCSSVCVVYSEEGVFQRADILPTNPNLVIVDTNVIVQAPARFLVAGMGDALATWFEAESCRIRRGRNIAGSVGSMTAYALAKLCYETVRDYGLSALTACEAGVVTPALERIVEANTLLSGLGFESGGLAAAHSIHNGLTVLPAVQHLYHGEKVAFGVLASLFLTDQPMHRIDEVYTLCASLGLPTTLSDLGLEGVSDEELLCVAEKACAEEESIHNEPVEITPHRILSVLKAADAEGRRRMA, encoded by the coding sequence GAGCAGTAACCCGGCTCGGAGAAGAATTATCCCGCTTCGGAAAACGTCATTTTATCATCTCGTCGCCCCATCCTCTGGAGCACCTTCTTCCTCCTGTGCTCCCCTCGATTGAAGCGGTTGGAGCTGTCCGTGTGGAACGATTCAACAGGCAATGCACGGATGCGGAAATCGCCCGCCTGTTGGGACTCGTCCAAGAATTCGGTGCGGACACCATCACAGCTGTTGGCGGAGGGAAGACACTGGATACTGCCAAAGCCGTAGCGAGCCAAGCCAAAATTCCCTGCGCCATGGTTCCTACTATTGCATCGACCGACGCGCCCTGTAGTTCCGTATGTGTCGTATATTCAGAGGAAGGGGTATTCCAACGAGCGGACATTCTTCCAACCAACCCCAACCTTGTCATCGTGGACACCAATGTCATTGTTCAGGCTCCCGCTCGGTTTCTCGTCGCAGGCATGGGTGATGCGCTGGCGACATGGTTCGAAGCCGAATCATGCCGCATTCGTCGAGGACGTAATATCGCCGGAAGCGTGGGGTCCATGACGGCGTATGCTCTGGCGAAGCTGTGCTATGAAACCGTCCGCGACTACGGCCTTTCCGCACTCACGGCCTGCGAAGCGGGCGTGGTGACACCCGCTCTGGAACGCATTGTAGAAGCCAACACGCTTTTAAGCGGACTCGGTTTTGAAAGCGGAGGACTTGCCGCGGCACACTCCATTCATAATGGCCTGACCGTACTGCCCGCCGTTCAACATTTGTATCACGGCGAGAAAGTGGCGTTTGGAGTGCTGGCGTCTCTTTTCTTGACGGATCAACCCATGCACAGAATTGATGAAGTCTATACCCTCTGCGCATCATTAGGCCTGCCGACCACCTTGAGCGATTTAGGTCTTGAAGGTGTCAGTGACGAAGAGCTCCTGTGTGTCGCTGAAAAAGCATGTGCCGAAGAGGAAAGTATTCATAACGAGCCTGTTGAAATCACGCCGCATCGCATTCTTTCTGTTCTCAAAGCAGCTGATGCCGAAGGAAGACGACGGATGGCATAG